The DNA region ATGGAAAACAGAAAGCAATGTGAGTTCAGATTAAAGGtggggaaaaaaaatctcatcattTTACCTCTTTGCAAATTTGTGGAAATCCCAGTGGATGAATTTGAGATGATTTTCTTCGTGAAAAATTGAATTTAGATAACCCACTGCATTTGCAAACTCACGTCTCAGCACCATTTCCCTAGGCCTTTTCTCAACTGTCTGCATATTTCCATGGACATTTATCTGTAAGTACAAAGGGCATAACCATCTCTTGCTTAAAAAGGACATTAAATATATCGACCTTGATTAAGTTGAGCACGATAATCGGGTTCCCATATCGATCCACCAGGTCTTCAAAATGCATTTTGGTCGACTCGTATGTAGGGTCATACCTCTGTACTGAGGCCAAAAAACCAGAATACAAACATCAGGAGCCATCCATGAGAAGATAAGTAGATCAATAACATCATGCACGTTCAAATGGTCTAGCAGAGATAACAGACGCATGTTACGTTAGTTTCTCACAGAAAATATCAGGCTTAGGACTAAATCGGGAGGCCTCTTGCGACCAAAAGAGAGGAATAGACCCTCGCATCTGCACTACTGAGCTCATTTTTCCCTTGCATGATCCAGcttcatcatcaagaacaagttGTTCAGTTTCAACATCATTTGCAACCCTTCCACGATCGTTCACTCCCCTTTTCAAGTAACTGCGACGAAATTTTTACAGAATGAAAAAAGGCCAGACGTTTAACAGAAAACAATAGATATAAGCATTTAAGGTAGTCTAAAAGAGTTCATGCCACTCAATACTGTGTCCCCAAAGCCgctattaaaaagaaaagttccCAAATATACAGGGTAATACTAAGAAATGTCCTTAGAAAATTGAAACAGTCACTATGAATTTGTCATCCATGAGAGGCCTAATTAGAATGATTTCATACCGTGTGCCTGCAAAATGTCGAGAACGTCTGGAGACTAGGGTAACACTGAAGTCTCTTCCATATATCGACAGCCTTATCTGCATAATGGGGTATACCACCAAATAATAAAGACCCATTTAAAAATCTCCTGGTGGTAAACCTCGAAGTACATTGGTGAAGCCACAAGAGCCTACAAATACCTGCTTAAAATGCCCATGAACTAAAGCCAGTGTCCAAATAGTGTTGTTGCACCTTGATCGAATAGGCTCCGTCAGATACGCATTCCATACAAATATGTTATCATAGGGCACCCCTTCCTCACCAGAAGATAAAACATTCTTTTGCAAGCTCTGCATTATGGGATAAGTGTAACTGTAGAAGAAATCTTTTGTCAAATCCACACTTGACAGAAGCTTCTTGTACCTGCATATAAAGGAAAGACAAAAAGAACTTcgtaaaatcatataaaaagtCCGAGCTTCAAAGGGAAAATCCAAATTCCCGGAAATGTACCTTAGTTCAGTTTTGGAATTCGCAACATCAGATTGAATAGTTGCATGTGGAACACTGATCATTTGGCTTTCATCAATAGCATATATCGCATGCCCACATACACAACCAATTTGTCGCCGTTTTGTCACCAATATTAAATAGTAAGACTCCATAAACTTAGCACAACCTACAACAATACAAGGCAAAACAAACTTAGCTCCAAAAGACAAAATCCAAAGtttacaaacaaagaaaaagcattGAGCTTCCCCCCACGACTAACCAGCAATTCCATAGACTTTGGCAACAAAAGCTAATCCTCCAGTGGCACGATTGCCTTCAGCGATACGTTGAAGCAGACTCTTGATCTCCTGAGGCGAGTATACGACCGGATCTTCACTAATGTTAAGCTCAGATGGCTCTGAACGATCAATCTTCAACACTCTGAAGAATCTTTTATTCCTATCACTCCCAACTAGATAAAACCTCTGCAAAGAACAaacatcccaaaaaaaaaaaaaacaacttaaacCTTCCTGCAAATTCAATCTTAGGGTTTCCTTAAATCATTCCAACAACACAATTTCCTCATTGATGCGATTTTACTAATTGATCAACAATTGCTGAATCGGATCGATTCAAGCTTACCGCTCTGGTTTCGTAGAGCTTGAATTTCTCGAGGGCGTAGGAATCGGAATCGGACTCCGCATCGTTGGACGGTTGAATCTTGGCGAAAGAAGAGTAAGTAGAAGCCGTTGAGTTTTCCGATTTCGCCATAACaattcaatctctctctctctctctctctggaggAAACGATCGTGATTCTCTCACGCCGGCGATGGTTTCAGGCGATCATTCTACGATCCGAAGTTGGGAACAGACAAGGGGCGTTTCCGTACTTTTCGAGTTTTGGATCGTGTTCACTGTTTCtactttctttatcttttaaaaaaggTAATATCCTactgttaattaaatttttgatgaaattttttatacGTAAtagtttcaaaaagaaaaaataagtaataaaCCATAAAGTAATACgaacaattaattaatattcacactaatatatacaattagataaataaatattgtgaggtaaaaaagataaattaaaccatttttcactatattgtagaaaaaaatagatataaaatGATAAAGAATATTTGACATTAgtagtgtatttgtacacacacaaaattaaatatttttaaaattgcatGTATAGTCtgagaaataatattttgatttttttttttttttttaagtcaacaTATTCCCTCCACATGATCCGTTTCAATATCCACAAACCACAACCAAGCAATTTTTTCAGCTTTCTTCCACCATCCATATTCACTATCACATACTGTATATGCATAGATTATACGTGCATATGCATTTTACTTCTCAGTTCTTACAATTTTGAGTTccaaaaatgttgaaatttcCGCTTTGTTGCAGTGAGTTATCTCTAGAACCAAAGATTCAAGCTTTTGAAAGACAAATTGTTTCAGGCCGACGAGATTCCATCAAAGCTTCTGCGGGAAAAATTGGAAATTTCTCTTTTGGTTCGGTAAGATTTCACGACATCTTATTCAAAAACACCTATATACATCACTGCAATGTTAATTCTTCGAAGGTTTATATAAACAGATATTCAAAAGTTGTGAGACTTGTGGAGCCAAAGGAGCAATTGAGTGCCCCGGTTGCAAGGTACTAATTTAGTCTTCACTATTAGATACTCATAATATCTTCAAGTGATGAGTCAATCTCTTTTAGTGTATGTTcaattgtattttgtttttccaaaccATACCTATTAATTTTACTCTTTCTTActctaaatttatttatatatactttgtatCCTGTTTAGCATATAGATGTATAAAGACAAAATTCTTTTCTTGCCTCCAGGGAACAGGTAAAAATAAGAACGGAAATATGTTTGAGAGATGGAAGTAAGTAATAACTAACACTGTAACATAGTTTTAAAATCATGTCAAAACAGTTCAATGATGACTACAACTTAAGGAGATTTAACTTGGGATTTTGAAAATGTGCAGATGTTTCGATTGTCAAGGATTTGGTATGAAGAGTTGTCCTAAATGTGGCAAGGGAGGCTTGACGCCTGAACAGAGAGGGGAACGATAGTTGTTTTTCTCTtacataattcatattttaatttgtgataTATTCCTATAACGAGTAACTTGCATGTTAAGAACAAGTCATGAATATTATGTTTTCAACAGAATGTGAATAAGTGCATTAAGGCTTTCTAAACGTTGATAAAGATAAAGTGTGTTGCATAGAATTAGAGAACCGCATAAACAAAGCGTTTTAGCAATAAGGACGCGAACCTAACAGAGTTTTAATGACCGCGTTTGAtagtcacatttttttgttttacttgaaaaGTTATTGTTGGtctcttaaaaaaaagttgagcTTTCgatgttatcttcttctttgaatcGCGTTTTTGTCAGATTCTTTTGTGCATGCGGAAGCCTTCGATTCTAAATCTAAAACCATAACCTCCGACGAAATTTTCTTAGAACGTAGTAAAATATTCACAAGCAAGACGAGACATTCAATTCATAGTCGCAGACTCGCAGTAAGGGGGTAGAAGAAGTGGTTTACAACGTTTGGCATTTGGCGTGTAGCGTGAGGAAAACTAGAAGCTTGTTTGCGGTTAGCCATGTTGAGGCTTGCAAGTAACGGCCCAATGTTTAATGGGTACCAACAGAAGgattttttatgcttttttcttaaattatttaatcataGCCTTTATGGCTCCCACAAAACATTGAACAGTAGTTAAACTGAAAACGTTGAACAGTAGTTAGCTTGTACGGAATATTtgatagaaggaaaaaaaaaaaaagaacatcttTCAAGATTAATATAGCAATATATAGTTCTGAAAAATTGTTTATGATTGagaaagaaattaaagtaaGTGAACAGATTGGATTGTTAGTAAACGTTCTGAAAGCTCAGATTGTAAAAAATTCAACTctctttaaaagttttaattattgaCAACAATTCTGATAACTTgttcaaaagacaaaaaaaatacgTATGGGCCGTGTAAGATAAAAACATTAACATTTTACACGAATTCATCAACGcgatcttaattaatttatctaatCGCGTTTTTTATAGCGATGACATTCCAAAGTTTCCAAGTAATCATCCCATGTTGACTTACACACacgattataaaaaaaaataaaaactgttgCGTAATACTAGTTTTCTTTGTAACTGGACCGTCGTTAAATAAGAAGTGGCGTTTGTGAaggtgtttttatttttatttttaatagtaagatttaacggacacaacacacaaacagtagaagaagaagaccaaacaAAGTTAACAACACATGCCCAAACTCAATAATTCAGTTATCCAACTAATCTAATCGAGGAGAcaagggagagagaaagagagagaatgtgataaaaaaaaaaaatcataagagaGGAGGACACGTGGAGGTACGTGAAGGAAGTAGCGTGTGGAGAGAGTGAttgggggagagagagagaaagggttGAGTTGAGTACTCAGATTAAAAAAGACAGCTACCTACTCATCTTCCCATCCCCAATCTATCTACCTACTTTCTCCAGAtctactctcttcttcttcttcttcctttttttaacatcttccctaattttagatttctaacttttttaatatcttaatcATCATgcagtaaacaaaaaaacagttaaaaatCTATCTTTAATGATGCAGCAATAAGATTGGGTTAGTGATGTTATAATGACTTGTAATAGACTAATAGTATTGtggaaaatgtaaaattattattatgatttttttttctttagcaaGATGATGTAAAGAACCAAAAAGTCAATAACCAAAGAAACCCGTACGATCGATCTAcatctaaaaagaaaacaaaaaaaagttaggaaACTCAAACTCCCACGTTCATCCTGTGAGTGTacaatcaatttgtttttctggttgttgttacaatattcttttaaaagaatacatcatttcatttgttagatcaaaactttttttattaaaagaaaaactttggtaagtaataaaataatggtagttagttattataaataacattcaAAACGAAAACATTCTACAGGAAAACTCTCTTCcttcaaaacacaaaaataaaaacaccaaATTCCCCCTCTTCCTCCATATACATAATAAGATACGTAAAGATAGAtagatcgaagaagaagtagaaggaGAGATGGGAAGATCACCATGCTGCGAGAAAGCACACATGAACAAAGGAGCTTGgactaaagaagaagatcagcTTCTCGTTGATTACATCCGTAAACACGGTGAAGGTTGCTGGAGATCTCTCCCTCGCGCCGCcggtacttatatatatatatatatattcacttatacacacatgtactatctatatatattcaaataaagatttgatttcttgatttttttttatttaaaaattaccaaattNTAAACGTTGATAAAGATAAAGTGTGTTGCATAGAATTAGAGAACCGCGTAAACAAAGCGTTTTAGCAATAAGGACGCGAACCTAACAGAGTTTTAATGACCGCGTTTGATagtcacacttttttgttttacttaaaaagttattgtgatttcaaaacagaaatataagttttaattggtctctaaaaaaaaaaagttgcgcTTTCGATGTTATCTTTCTTTGTATCGCATTTTTGTCAGATTCTTTTGTGCATGCGGGAGCCTTCGATTCTAAATCTTAAACCATAACCTCCGACGAAATTTTCTTAGAACGTAGTAAATATTCACAAGCAAGACGAGACATTCAATTCATAGGCAATAAGGGGTTAGAAGAAGTGTTGTACAACGTTTGGCATTTGGCGTAGCGTGAGGAAAACTAAAAGCTTGTTTACAGTTAGCCATGTTGAGCGTTGCAAGTAACGGCCCAATGTCTAATGGGTATGAACAGAAggattttttatgtttctttcttaaattaTTTCATCATAACCTTTATGGCTCCCACAAAACATTGAACAGTAGTTAAACTGAAAACGTTGAACAGCAGTTAGCTTGTACGGAATATTCAATATTAATAGAAGGAAAAATATAGAACACCAGTATCAtcaggaaaaggaaaaaaagaacatcTTTCATATCTTAATGTAGCAGTATTTTTAGTTCTGAAAATTTGTTTatgattgagaaagaaaaaacaataaacagaattaaaaataaattagaagaaTGGATTGTTAGTAAACGTTCTGAAAGCTCAGattgtaaaaaaattcaactctCTTTTAATTATTGACAACAATTTTGATAACTTCTGCAACACTGCAAAAGAAGACTTAAAAGACGTATGGGACGTGTAAGACAAAAGCATTAACATTTTATACGTATTCATCAACGCAATCTTAATTATCTAATCGCCTCTTTTATAGCGATGTTATTCCAAAGTTTCCAAGAAATCATCCCATGTTGACTACacacgattaaaaaaaaaaagcaacagtTGCGTAATTCTAGTTTTCTTTGTAATTGGACCGTCGTTAAATAAGTAGTGGCGTTTGTGAaggtgttttattttatttttaaaagatttaacggacacaacacacaaacagTAGAGAAGAAGACCAAACAAAGTTAACAACAACACATGCCCAAACTCAATAATTCAGTTATCCAACTAATCTAATCGAGGAGAcaagggagagagaaagagagaatgtgATAAAAATCATAAGAGAGGAGGACACGTGGAGGTACGTGAAGGAAGTAGCGTGTGGAGAGAGTGAttgggggagagagagagaaagggttGAGTTGAGTACTCAGATTAAAAAAGACAGCTACCTACTCATCTTCCCATCCCCAATCTATCTACCTACTTTCTCCAGAtctactctcttcttcttcttcctttttttaacatcttccctaaatttagtttctaactttttttatatcttaatCATCATgcagtaaacaaaaaaacagttaaaaatCTCTCTTTAATGATGTAGCAATAAGattggtttaaagtttaaacagtAGTGATGTTACAATTACTTGTACTAGTATtgtgaaaatgtaaaattatgattttttttctttagcaaGATGACGATGTAAAGAACCAAAAagtcaataaccaaaaaaacccGTACGATCGATCtacatctaaaaaaaaaaccaaaaaaaagttaggaAACTCAAACTCCCACGTTCATCCTGTGAGTGTacaatcaatttgtttttctggttGTTGTTACAaacattattcttttaaaagaaagaaaaaaaatgaatacatcatTTCATCTGTTAGATcaatacatttttatataaaaaaaaacactttggtaagtaataaaataatgttagttagttattataaataacattcaAAACGAAAACATTCTACAGGAAAACTCTCTTCcttcaaaaacacaaaataaaaacaccaAATTCCCCCTCTTCCTCC from Camelina sativa cultivar DH55 chromosome 3, Cs, whole genome shotgun sequence includes:
- the LOC104776384 gene encoding uncharacterized protein LOC104776384; this encodes MLKFPLCCSELSLEPKIQAFERQIVSGRRDSIKASAGKIGNFSFGSIFKSCETCGAKGAIECPGCKGTGKNKNGNMFERWKCFDCQGFGMKSCPKCGKGGLTPEQRGER